Proteins encoded together in one Planctopirus ephydatiae window:
- the mnmG gene encoding tRNA uridine-5-carboxymethylaminomethyl(34) synthesis enzyme MnmG, which produces MSTYDFDVLVIGAGHAGCEAALAAARLGARTALLTMNCDTVGQMSCNPAIGGVAKGQIVREIDALGGEMGKVIDANGLQFRMLNRSKGPAMHSPRAQADKKLYQFDMKRRIEEQPNLTLRQETTERLLVEHVPGNRPQLTGVLVRGGAIYKARAVVLTTGTFLQAIMHTGEAKTPGGRAGDGTTGTLSDSLRELGFQLERFKTGTPARLNGRTIDYSVMQEQPGDEEPQPFSFMTTKLQQQQLSCWLTETNESVHEVIRANLHRAPMYSGQINSRGPRYCPSIEDKVVRFADKSSHHIFLEPEGYNTREIYCNGISTSLPRDVQDQMIHSVKGLEKAEIMRYGYAVEYDYAPPTQLLPSLETKSVKGLYFAGQINGTTGYEEAAGQGLLAGINAALALQSREPLILDRSEAYLGVLIDDLVTKGVDEPYRMFTSRAEFRLVLRHDNADLRLTARGRDVGLVDQERWTTFKQYTQDLQAGRQLLTKERFEGATLEEILRRPETTWQTLKELSPVVAAQAISARAAEQLEIETKYAGYIRRQDSDIEKASKLSNVRIPTAFDYHAIQHLRKEAKEKLSRIQPADLGQAGRISGITPADLSIVLLHIKERDRMTSA; this is translated from the coding sequence ACTGTCGGACAGATGAGCTGCAACCCCGCGATTGGCGGTGTTGCCAAAGGCCAGATTGTTCGTGAAATCGACGCCCTCGGCGGTGAAATGGGCAAAGTCATCGACGCCAACGGCCTGCAGTTCCGCATGCTCAACCGCAGCAAAGGGCCCGCGATGCACTCGCCGCGAGCCCAGGCCGACAAGAAGCTCTATCAGTTCGACATGAAGCGGCGAATTGAAGAACAGCCCAATCTTACGCTGCGACAAGAAACCACAGAACGACTCCTCGTCGAGCATGTTCCCGGCAACCGACCACAGCTGACCGGTGTGCTGGTGCGCGGCGGTGCCATTTACAAGGCTCGTGCGGTCGTTCTCACCACAGGGACATTCCTGCAAGCCATCATGCATACCGGGGAAGCCAAAACTCCCGGCGGACGGGCCGGCGATGGCACAACGGGTACACTGTCTGATTCACTTCGCGAACTCGGCTTTCAGCTCGAACGCTTCAAAACCGGAACACCCGCCCGGCTCAATGGCCGCACAATCGACTACAGCGTGATGCAGGAACAGCCTGGCGATGAGGAGCCTCAGCCTTTCTCATTCATGACGACCAAACTCCAGCAGCAGCAGCTCAGTTGCTGGTTGACCGAAACCAATGAATCTGTCCACGAGGTCATCCGAGCCAACCTGCACCGCGCGCCGATGTATTCGGGACAGATCAACTCACGCGGGCCGCGCTATTGCCCATCGATTGAAGATAAAGTGGTCCGTTTTGCCGATAAGTCTTCGCACCACATTTTTCTGGAGCCCGAGGGGTATAACACCCGCGAAATCTACTGCAATGGCATCTCGACGAGCCTGCCTCGCGATGTGCAGGATCAGATGATTCACAGCGTGAAAGGCTTGGAAAAAGCCGAGATCATGCGCTATGGCTACGCAGTCGAATATGACTACGCACCGCCGACACAACTTTTGCCATCGCTGGAAACCAAGTCCGTGAAGGGACTCTACTTCGCGGGGCAGATCAATGGGACCACGGGCTATGAAGAAGCCGCCGGACAGGGTCTGCTGGCAGGGATCAATGCCGCCCTTGCACTGCAGAGCCGGGAACCGCTGATTCTGGATCGCAGCGAAGCCTATCTGGGCGTGCTCATCGACGATCTCGTCACCAAAGGTGTTGATGAACCATACCGCATGTTTACGTCACGAGCCGAGTTTCGCCTAGTTTTGCGGCACGATAACGCCGACCTCCGGCTGACTGCCAGAGGACGTGATGTGGGACTCGTGGATCAGGAACGCTGGACGACGTTTAAACAGTACACTCAAGACCTTCAGGCAGGCCGCCAGCTTCTCACGAAAGAGCGATTCGAAGGGGCAACTCTCGAAGAAATCCTTCGCCGACCTGAAACCACTTGGCAGACGTTAAAAGAACTTTCACCAGTCGTGGCTGCTCAAGCGATTTCTGCCCGAGCGGCTGAGCAACTCGAAATCGAAACGAAGTATGCTGGCTATATCCGCAGACAGGATAGCGATATTGAGAAAGCATCCAAGCTGAGCAATGTCCGCATTCCGACAGCATTCGATTACCACGCGATTCAACACCTGCGAAAGGAAGCCAAGGAAAAACTCTCCCGCATCCAGCCCGCTGATCTTGGGCAGGCCGGCCGCATCAGCGGAATTACCCCGGCTGATCTCTCCATCGTACTGCTGCATATTAAAGAACGTGATCGAATGACAAGTGCCTAG
- a CDS encoding DPP IV N-terminal domain-containing protein — protein sequence MSSRSYVLSMLLVGAVVFSLQFSLRHQLVAADAATEKLTLDRILNSKDFDEQRVGSFQWSRLSNSYFSFEKENPEAKLVSLMRINIETGAKEVIIAGNLLIPPGSEQPLAVQRFQFTQDESKLLIYTNSQKVWRQNTRGDYWLFDLKQQKLTKLGGTTPSAQMMFAKISPDQTKVAFVYAHNLYVQSLTDWTVTPLTTDGSETLINGTSDWVNEEELAIRDGWRWSPDSQSIAFYQFDTTGVPRFTMIDHGQQNYPEVITFPYPKVGEKNSSTRVGVVNISGGKLTWIELPGDPREHYIPQVEWTPAGGQLLIQQMNRPQNRNIVFLVDVTSGKLRTVMTEVEETWIENDNPVKWLAGGKEFLWISERSGWRHVYRANLESGELVAITQGAFDVIDVEAIDEPKGMLYFAASPENPTQRYLYQVPLRGGEIQRVTPAGQSGWHTYQIAPSFEVAIHTFSNLTTPPRTEVVRLPGHEVVRTLADNQVLKDKLAQWKFPQPELFRVDIGNGIELDGWRFAPAHTKGEKQHPLFLHVYGEPHGQVVRDVWMGKRGFWYSMLAQEGYIVAAVDNRGTMSPRGRDFRKCVYKQIGLLASQEQALAVKALLAKWPFADPARVGIWGWSGGGSMSLNALFRYPEIYKMAIAVAPMPNQMLYDTIYQERYMGLLGDNQEGYKQGSPTTFAKQLQGDLLLIHGTGDDNCHYQATEQLMNELIAHGKQFSVMPYPSRSHSISEGRGTNFHLYQLMTNYIHEKLPLKSAPASEKVPVPVAVADKTQPGTSQASKEPVENAESGAEAYDQALIQGWTVRIHRQLKAENPEKLKKALELLEAQLKEVVQVVPPKAVQELKKVTLWFSPEYKGIAPHAEYHPSRQWLVANNRLPEMARAVEFTNVRIFEEETRRMPNFALHELAHAYHDRVLKGGYGNAEVTRAYEAAKESKKYEQVEQRSANGRSTKTKAYALTNPMEYFAEASEAYFSTNDFFPFNREELLQHDSQVVPVLKQLWGE from the coding sequence ATGTCATCTCGATCTTATGTTCTATCGATGTTGCTTGTCGGTGCTGTAGTGTTTTCACTGCAGTTCTCTCTTAGACACCAACTCGTGGCTGCAGATGCTGCGACAGAAAAACTCACCCTCGATCGAATTCTTAACTCGAAAGATTTCGACGAACAACGAGTCGGGAGCTTCCAATGGAGCCGGCTCTCGAACAGCTATTTCTCCTTTGAGAAGGAAAATCCCGAGGCGAAACTCGTCAGTTTGATGCGGATCAACATCGAAACGGGGGCTAAAGAAGTTATTATTGCAGGAAACCTGCTCATTCCACCAGGAAGCGAACAGCCACTGGCCGTGCAGCGTTTTCAGTTCACCCAGGACGAATCAAAACTGCTGATCTATACCAACAGCCAGAAAGTCTGGCGGCAGAATACTCGTGGCGACTACTGGCTGTTTGATCTCAAACAGCAGAAGTTGACCAAGCTGGGCGGGACAACTCCCTCCGCGCAGATGATGTTTGCCAAGATCTCTCCCGATCAAACGAAAGTCGCTTTCGTCTATGCTCATAACCTCTATGTTCAATCGCTGACGGACTGGACTGTGACTCCTTTAACCACGGATGGTTCGGAGACGTTGATCAATGGGACTTCCGATTGGGTGAACGAAGAGGAACTCGCGATTCGAGATGGCTGGCGCTGGAGTCCGGATAGCCAGTCGATTGCCTTTTATCAGTTTGATACGACCGGTGTGCCACGCTTCACCATGATTGATCATGGCCAGCAGAACTATCCCGAGGTGATCACATTCCCTTACCCGAAAGTGGGTGAAAAGAATTCATCGACGCGTGTTGGTGTGGTCAACATCTCTGGTGGCAAGCTCACCTGGATTGAACTCCCCGGTGATCCTCGCGAGCACTACATCCCGCAGGTCGAATGGACACCGGCGGGTGGCCAACTCCTGATTCAACAGATGAATCGTCCGCAGAACCGCAATATCGTCTTCCTGGTCGATGTGACTTCCGGAAAACTTCGTACGGTGATGACAGAGGTCGAAGAGACCTGGATTGAGAACGACAATCCTGTCAAATGGCTGGCAGGCGGCAAGGAATTCCTCTGGATCAGTGAGCGTTCGGGCTGGAGGCATGTCTACCGTGCGAATCTGGAAAGCGGCGAACTCGTGGCCATTACCCAGGGGGCCTTCGATGTGATTGATGTCGAAGCCATCGATGAGCCCAAGGGGATGCTCTACTTCGCCGCTTCGCCGGAAAATCCGACTCAGCGATATCTGTATCAGGTGCCTCTGCGCGGTGGCGAAATTCAGCGGGTGACTCCAGCCGGTCAATCAGGCTGGCATACCTATCAGATCGCACCCTCCTTTGAAGTGGCGATCCATACGTTCTCGAATCTGACGACTCCTCCGCGAACTGAGGTTGTTCGACTTCCCGGTCATGAGGTGGTTCGTACACTCGCCGATAACCAGGTGCTTAAAGACAAGCTGGCACAGTGGAAGTTCCCGCAGCCGGAACTCTTCCGGGTTGATATCGGAAATGGCATTGAACTCGATGGCTGGCGGTTCGCACCGGCACATACGAAGGGTGAAAAGCAGCATCCACTTTTTCTGCACGTCTATGGGGAGCCGCATGGGCAGGTGGTGCGTGATGTCTGGATGGGGAAACGCGGCTTCTGGTACAGCATGCTGGCCCAGGAGGGCTATATCGTGGCGGCTGTTGATAATCGCGGCACGATGTCTCCCCGCGGACGGGACTTCCGCAAATGCGTTTATAAGCAGATCGGGCTTCTCGCCTCACAAGAGCAGGCATTGGCCGTCAAAGCCCTGCTGGCGAAGTGGCCCTTTGCAGATCCTGCCCGCGTGGGGATCTGGGGCTGGAGTGGCGGTGGCAGCATGAGCCTCAATGCACTCTTCCGCTATCCCGAGATTTACAAGATGGCGATTGCTGTCGCGCCGATGCCCAATCAGATGCTCTACGATACGATCTATCAGGAGCGCTATATGGGGTTATTAGGCGATAACCAGGAGGGATACAAGCAGGGCTCGCCGACGACATTTGCGAAACAACTGCAAGGTGATCTGCTGCTGATTCATGGGACGGGCGACGACAATTGCCATTATCAGGCGACTGAGCAGTTGATGAACGAACTGATTGCGCATGGAAAACAGTTTTCAGTCATGCCCTATCCCAGCCGGTCGCATAGTATCAGTGAAGGGCGGGGAACGAACTTCCATCTCTATCAGCTCATGACGAACTATATCCATGAGAAGCTCCCTCTAAAGAGTGCCCCGGCAAGTGAAAAAGTACCTGTTCCAGTAGCGGTTGCAGACAAGACCCAGCCAGGCACTTCGCAGGCTTCAAAGGAACCTGTGGAGAACGCCGAATCTGGGGCTGAAGCCTACGATCAAGCTCTCATTCAAGGCTGGACAGTTCGCATTCATCGGCAACTCAAGGCCGAAAATCCCGAGAAGCTGAAGAAGGCGCTGGAACTTCTGGAGGCACAACTCAAAGAAGTCGTGCAGGTTGTACCACCAAAGGCCGTACAAGAACTGAAAAAAGTCACATTATGGTTTTCGCCGGAGTATAAGGGGATTGCTCCCCACGCCGAGTATCACCCCAGTCGTCAATGGCTGGTGGCGAACAATCGACTGCCCGAGATGGCCCGCGCCGTTGAATTCACCAACGTGCGCATTTTTGAAGAAGAGACTCGTCGCATGCCCAATTTTGCTCTGCACGAACTGGCACATGCCTATCATGATCGTGTGCTCAAGGGAGGCTATGGAAATGCTGAAGTCACTCGTGCTTATGAGGCTGCCAAAGAATCAAAAAAGTACGAGCAGGTCGAACAGCGGTCTGCGAATGGTCGTTCCACAAAAACCAAGGCTTATGCGCTGACCAATCCGATGGAGTACTTCGCCGAAGCGAGCGAGGCTTACTTCTCGACCAATGATTTCTTCCCGTTCAACCGCGAAGAACTCCTACAGCATGATTCGCAAGTGGTGCCTGTGCTGAAACAGCTTTGGGGTGAATAG
- a CDS encoding cis-3-hydroxy-L-proline dehydratase produces MIITRIFAHRVELPLCEGSYHWSGGKSVSVFDSTLVGVETDTGHVGYGEVCPLGPFYLPAYADGVRAGLKELGPHLLGWDPREISQINERMDAALKGHAYVKSGIDMACWDLLGKCTGLPVCTLLGGRYGEKIRLYRAISQEAPEVMARKVVAYKTDGYTRFQLKVGGNPDTDIERIRAVRAMLDSDDRLVADANTGWSQHEAIRVVRAVRDLDVYIEQPCLTYEECLAVRRATDHPFILDENIDSLSMFMRAKADLAMDAVNLKISKLGGLTRTRQIRDLCVSLGIAMTLEDSWGGDITTAAIAHLAHSTPEHYRFTSTDFNSYVTVSNADGAPMRVDGYMQASAAPGLGITPKFDVWGPRLVDVF; encoded by the coding sequence ATGATCATCACCCGGATCTTTGCCCATCGTGTTGAGCTTCCTTTGTGTGAAGGGAGCTATCACTGGTCGGGTGGCAAGTCGGTTTCGGTGTTTGACAGCACACTCGTGGGAGTCGAGACCGATACCGGCCATGTCGGCTATGGCGAAGTCTGTCCACTGGGGCCGTTCTATCTGCCTGCGTATGCGGACGGTGTCAGGGCAGGGCTTAAGGAACTGGGGCCGCACCTGTTGGGTTGGGACCCCCGGGAGATCTCCCAAATCAATGAACGCATGGATGCCGCCCTCAAAGGGCATGCCTATGTGAAATCCGGGATCGATATGGCCTGCTGGGATTTATTGGGGAAGTGCACTGGTTTGCCGGTTTGCACACTTCTGGGGGGCCGCTATGGTGAAAAGATCCGGCTCTATCGAGCAATTTCCCAGGAAGCTCCCGAAGTCATGGCCCGCAAGGTCGTGGCCTACAAGACCGATGGCTACACCCGCTTTCAACTCAAGGTGGGCGGGAACCCGGATACCGATATTGAACGGATTCGCGCAGTTCGAGCGATGCTCGATAGCGATGATCGACTGGTGGCTGATGCGAATACGGGCTGGTCACAGCATGAGGCGATTCGTGTCGTGAGGGCCGTACGTGATCTGGATGTTTATATCGAACAGCCTTGCCTGACTTATGAAGAATGCCTCGCTGTCCGCAGGGCGACGGATCATCCCTTTATTCTCGATGAGAATATCGACTCTTTGAGTATGTTCATGCGGGCGAAGGCCGATCTGGCAATGGATGCGGTCAATCTGAAAATCAGTAAGCTGGGTGGGCTGACAAGAACACGACAGATTCGCGATTTATGTGTTTCGCTGGGAATTGCCATGACGCTGGAGGACAGTTGGGGTGGCGATATCACCACGGCTGCCATTGCACATCTGGCCCATAGCACACCCGAGCACTATCGCTTTACAAGTACCGATTTTAACAGCTATGTCACGGTCAGTAATGCCGACGGTGCACCGATGCGTGTGGATGGTTACATGCAGGCGAGTGCAGCGCCTGGTCTGGGGATCACACCAAAGTTTGATGTCTGGGGGCCACGCCTGGTCGATGTTTTTTAA
- a CDS encoding alpha/beta fold hydrolase: MKLLLMPGMDGTGELFTPLLSHLHNDIEAVVFRYPFDPQMGYPELLTLVKQQLPEGEPYVVLGESFSGPLAIQLAASNPAGLCGVILCASFVTSPAQWFPRWAASRVSSWWFSHPFRVPLAMMFLANGAEADSRHWIRTVLDQVPADILAARLRAVLRVDVRPELQNVSVPIHYLQATQDRLVPASCLSIIQKLMPKVTFSQIAGPHLLLQTQPAEAARLIGTKSLSWQGTPANP; the protein is encoded by the coding sequence ATGAAACTGCTCCTCATGCCTGGCATGGATGGTACGGGTGAACTCTTTACGCCGTTGTTGAGTCATTTGCACAACGATATCGAAGCCGTCGTCTTCAGATATCCGTTCGATCCCCAGATGGGCTATCCGGAACTGCTGACTCTAGTGAAACAGCAACTCCCTGAAGGTGAACCATACGTTGTTCTGGGTGAGTCCTTTTCCGGGCCATTGGCCATTCAGTTGGCGGCCTCCAATCCTGCGGGACTTTGTGGAGTCATTCTGTGCGCCAGTTTTGTCACCTCACCAGCACAATGGTTTCCCCGCTGGGCTGCATCGAGGGTTTCTTCATGGTGGTTCTCCCATCCATTTCGAGTACCACTAGCGATGATGTTTCTGGCAAATGGAGCAGAGGCCGACTCGCGGCATTGGATTCGAACCGTTTTGGATCAGGTTCCAGCAGACATTCTGGCTGCCAGGTTACGAGCAGTCCTGCGGGTTGATGTGCGGCCTGAACTGCAGAATGTTTCCGTGCCGATTCATTACCTTCAGGCGACACAGGATCGACTGGTCCCTGCATCCTGTTTATCGATCATTCAGAAGTTAATGCCGAAGGTGACGTTCAGCCAAATTGCAGGGCCGCACCTGTTGCTGCAGACTCAGCCAGCCGAAGCCGCCCGGCTCATTGGTACAAAAAGTCTTTCTTGGCAAGGGACTCCGGCAAATCCGTAA